From a single Bacillus gobiensis genomic region:
- a CDS encoding protein-glutamine gamma-glutamyltransferase, which yields MIFLSGQRIAPEHVLNSDQLNPAEQKIIEAMLTSPARYDYSSMRELSFETSFRNHTIQSATALIHSGAKFATFAKTYGNDMFWRRSPEGALELRYNVPAALGIRDIFERGSLYAFECATAIVVIFYFALLRMIGDQAFNAAFPTITLYDWHYEKLPVYSEIRNDFLPGDCLYFANPDFDPARPEWRGENAIYFGYDQFAAFGLGILTAEQVIQRLNSFRKRGATQSAYLMSHVTRVDILELLSRIQR from the coding sequence ATGATATTCCTATCCGGACAAAGAATTGCGCCTGAACACGTACTAAATTCCGATCAGCTGAATCCGGCAGAACAAAAAATTATCGAAGCGATGCTTACAAGTCCTGCCCGCTATGATTATTCAAGCATGCGTGAATTATCTTTTGAAACTTCGTTTCGAAACCATACCATTCAATCCGCAACGGCACTGATCCATAGCGGCGCAAAATTCGCAACGTTTGCAAAAACATACGGAAACGATATGTTTTGGAGGCGGTCACCCGAAGGCGCGCTTGAATTGAGATACAATGTACCGGCAGCACTTGGTATTCGTGATATTTTTGAACGCGGCTCCCTCTATGCCTTTGAATGCGCAACCGCCATCGTTGTTATTTTTTATTTCGCTTTATTACGAATGATTGGTGATCAAGCATTTAATGCCGCTTTCCCAACGATTACTCTTTATGATTGGCATTATGAAAAGCTTCCCGTCTACTCTGAAATTCGAAATGATTTTCTTCCTGGAGATTGCCTTTATTTTGCGAATCCTGATTTCGATCCTGCTCGGCCTGAGTGGCGCGGAGAAAATGCAATCTATTTTGGCTATGACCAATTTGCCGCTTTCGGGTTAGGGATATTGACCGCAGAACAGGTGATTCAACGGTTAAATTCATTCAGAAAAAGAGGTGCAACCCAATCAGCTTATTTGATGTCTCATGTGACGCGAGTGGATATACTAGAACTGCTCTCACGGATTCAACGTTAA